In one window of Gossypium arboreum isolate Shixiya-1 chromosome 4, ASM2569848v2, whole genome shotgun sequence DNA:
- the LOC108460960 gene encoding serine carboxypeptidase-like 35 has protein sequence MAKLSPCFLLCCFLFIHIPTFTQSRQPSYAEQQETDRVTNLPGQPPVKFRHYAGYVKLRPQDSKALFYWFFEAQDGVSNKPLVLWLNGGPGCSSVAYGAAQELGPFLIRSNGTRLTFNKFSWNKVANILFLEAPVGVGFSYTNNSQDLHKLGDQVTAADSYTFLINWFKRFPNFKSHDFYIAGESYAGHYVPQLAQLIYDKNQGSSPDSYINFKGFMIGNAAINEPTDTLGLFDYAWSHAIISDQLYDKINKECDFKQTNNLTVQCADHMKGFMDAYANIDMYSIYTPVCIKALGTRRTFPKLPVAPRLLSQHGIWHMLPRGYDPCTEEYVEKYFNREDVQSALHANLTKLSYPYTTCSGEIQGWNDSPDSVLPIIQKHLNAGLRIWIYSGDTDGRVPVTSTRYSIKKMGLKVKEEWRAWFHQSQVGGWVEVYEGGLTFATVRGAGHQVPVFAPRQSLSLFTHFLSANTLPSSRF, from the exons ATGGCAAAGTTAAGCCCCTGTTTTCTCCTCTGCTGTTTTCTCTTCATTCATATCCCCACCTTCACTCAAAGCAGACAACCCTCCTACGCCGAACAGCAAGAGACCGACAGGGTGACTAACTTGCCTGGACAGCCGCCGGTGAAGTTCCGGCACTATGCTGGGTACGTCAAGCTCCGACCTCAAGACTCCAAAGCCTTGTTCTACTGGTTTTTCGAAGCCCAAGATGGAGTTTCCAACAAGCCCCTAGTTCTTTGGCTTAATGGAG GACCTGGTTGCTCATCAGTGGCCTACGGAGCAGCACAAGAACTTGGTCCTTTCCTTATTCGTAGCAATGGCACTCGCCTTACTTTTAACAAATTCTCTTGGAATAAAG tTGCAAATATACTGTTTTTGGAGGCACCAGTTGGAGTGGGGTTTTCATACACCAACAATTCCCAAGATTTACATAAACTGGGTGATCAAGTTACAGCAGCCGACTCTTATACTTTCTTAATTAATTGGTTCAAAAGGTTCCCTAACTTCAAATCCCATGACTTTTACATTGCTGGAGAGAGCTATGCTG GTCATTATGTTCCCCAGCTGGCTCAACTCATTTATGACAAAAACCAAGGGTCAAGTCCAGATTCCTACATTAATTTCAAGGGATTCATG ATCGGAAATGCTGCGATCAACGAACCGACAGACACGTTGGGGCTGTTCGATTATGCATGGAGCCACGCCATCATTTCGGACCAACTCTACGACAAAATAAACAAGGAATGTGACTTTAAACAAACTAATAATCTAACGGTTCAATGCGCCGATCATATGAAAGGTTTCATGGATGCTTATGCTAACATCGATATGTACAGCATCTACACTCCTGTTTGCATTAAAGCTCTTGGAACAAGACGAACCTTTCCCAAACTCCCTGTAGCTCCTCGTCTCCTCTCCCAACAT GGTATTTGGCATATGCTACCAAGGGGCTATGATCCATGCACAGAAGAGTATGTTGAGAAGTACTTCAACAGAGAAGATGTTCAAAGTGCATTGCATGCTAATCTCACAAAGCTTTCATATCCCTACACTACATGCAG TGGTGAAATCCAAGGTTGGAATGACTCGCCTGACTCTGTTTTGCCCATCATTCAAAAACACCTCAATGCTGGCCTACGTATTTGGATTTACag TGGGGATACAGATGGGAGGGTGCCAGTGACATCAACGAGGTACAGCATAAAGAAAATGGGACTAAAAGTAAAAGAAGAATGGAGGGCATGGTTCCACCAGAGCCAAGTGGGTGGATGGGTAGAGGTGTATGAAGGGGGACTGACGTTTGCCACCGTGCGTGGTGCTGGCCATCAAGTCCCCGTCTTTGCTCCTCGCCAGTCCCTTTCTCTCTTCACCCATTTTCTCTCTGCCAACACCTTGCCTTCTTCACGTTTCTAG